A region of Sphingobium baderi DNA encodes the following proteins:
- a CDS encoding NAD(P)/FAD-dependent oxidoreductase, with protein sequence MTGTPHIVVVGSGLAGYGVLRELRKLAPDARLTLVTQDDGHFYSKPALSTALAKGKVAETLITTPAEKMAAQLKLDLRAGRIVEAIDPQDKAVLTTGGPIFYDKLVLALGADPVRPPIDGDAAHRALAVNNLDNYREFREALPDSARVLVMGGGLVGTEFANDLSASGYQPVVVDMLGHPLAQLVPPGVGDMIRDALLEKGVEWHLGRKVLAIHKSESGIRAELDNGMAIDAAAVLSAVGLRPHIQLAQDAGLEVARGIKVDQTGRTSDPDIYAIGDCAEYPQGLAAYVTPIMAAARAIAPSALGTPTDIRFPPLSVQVKTTAYPVVLLPAPMGVEGQWQEIANDERGIKYHYLDAAGAIRGYVFTKDYCQERMDMDRALSEQITGVAA encoded by the coding sequence GTGACGGGAACCCCGCATATCGTGGTCGTCGGTAGCGGCCTTGCCGGATATGGCGTCCTGCGCGAGCTTCGCAAGCTTGCGCCGGACGCCCGGCTGACGCTCGTCACGCAGGATGATGGGCATTTCTATTCCAAGCCTGCGCTGTCGACCGCGCTTGCCAAGGGCAAGGTCGCCGAAACGCTCATCACCACACCGGCTGAGAAAATGGCGGCGCAGCTGAAGCTCGACCTGCGGGCCGGGCGCATTGTCGAAGCCATTGATCCGCAGGACAAGGCCGTTCTGACCACCGGCGGGCCGATCTTCTACGACAAGCTGGTGCTCGCATTGGGTGCCGATCCGGTCCGTCCGCCGATTGACGGCGACGCCGCGCATCGTGCGCTCGCGGTCAACAATCTCGATAATTATCGCGAATTTCGGGAAGCGCTGCCCGATAGCGCCCGCGTGCTCGTCATGGGCGGCGGGCTTGTCGGCACCGAATTTGCCAACGACCTTTCGGCAAGCGGTTATCAGCCGGTGGTCGTCGACATGCTCGGCCACCCCCTGGCCCAGCTCGTGCCGCCGGGCGTCGGCGACATGATTCGCGATGCGCTTTTGGAAAAGGGCGTGGAGTGGCATCTGGGCCGCAAGGTCCTCGCCATCCACAAGAGCGAAAGTGGTATCCGGGCCGAACTTGACAATGGCATGGCGATCGATGCCGCGGCGGTTCTTTCCGCTGTTGGCCTGCGTCCGCACATCCAGTTGGCGCAGGACGCGGGACTGGAAGTCGCGCGAGGCATCAAGGTCGATCAGACCGGCCGCACCAGTGATCCCGACATCTATGCGATCGGCGATTGCGCGGAATATCCACAGGGGCTGGCCGCCTATGTGACGCCGATCATGGCAGCAGCACGCGCCATCGCACCCAGTGCGCTCGGCACGCCGACGGATATTCGCTTCCCGCCACTTTCCGTGCAGGTCAAAACCACGGCCTATCCCGTCGTCTTGCTGCCCGCGCCGATGGGCGTGGAAGGCCAGTGGCAGGAAATCGCCAACGACGAGCGCGGCATCAAATATCACTATCTGGATGCAGCGGGGGCCATCCGCGGCTATGTTTTCACGAAGGATTATTGCCAGGAACGCATGGACATGGATCGTGCGCTGAGCGAACAGATAACAGGAGTAGCTGCGTGA
- a CDS encoding ferredoxin has product MSQKLKVVIDKPACCGYGICAEICPEIYKLDANGIVYVDDEIVPEGLEERAREGAEACPQAALAIEEV; this is encoded by the coding sequence ATGAGCCAGAAGTTGAAAGTTGTGATCGATAAGCCGGCCTGTTGCGGCTATGGGATTTGCGCTGAAATCTGTCCCGAAATTTACAAACTCGATGCCAACGGTATTGTGTACGTAGATGACGAAATCGTCCCCGAAGGATTGGAAGAGCGCGCCCGTGAAGGTGCCGAAGCCTGCCCGCAGGCCGCCCTCGCAATCGAAGAAGTCTGA
- a CDS encoding aromatic-ring-hydroxylating dioxygenase subunit beta, giving the protein MVNYATAAIDKTSVMRGLVSTKRVPLGSEVYNRLLETLYDEAAALDERRFDDWVAYLEKDLSYTAPLRLTRNGPNKDRDVVRTMKHFDENYGSILMRTGRLSKSAWAEDPPSRTRRFVTNVRIAESETAGEYEVVSYLYVERSRMDNPENETISAERRDIWRLVDGAYKLASREIIVDQSTIGMSNFAIFL; this is encoded by the coding sequence ATGGTGAACTACGCGACCGCCGCCATCGACAAGACTAGCGTCATGCGCGGCCTGGTGTCCACCAAGCGCGTGCCGCTGGGGTCGGAAGTCTATAACCGCCTGCTCGAAACCCTCTATGACGAGGCCGCCGCGCTCGACGAACGCCGTTTCGACGACTGGGTCGCCTATCTGGAAAAGGATCTGAGCTACACCGCGCCTCTGCGCCTCACCCGCAACGGCCCCAACAAGGACCGGGACGTGGTGCGGACGATGAAGCATTTCGACGAAAATTACGGATCGATCCTGATGCGGACCGGCCGCCTGTCGAAAAGCGCCTGGGCTGAAGATCCGCCATCGCGCACTCGCCGCTTCGTCACCAATGTCCGCATCGCTGAAAGCGAGACGGCCGGGGAATATGAAGTGGTGAGCTACCTCTATGTGGAGCGCAGCCGCATGGACAATCCGGAAAATGAGACGATCAGCGCTGAACGCCGCGATATCTGGCGGCTGGTCGATGGCGCATACAAGCTGGCAAGCCGGGAAATCATCGTCGACCAGTCTACAATCGGCATGTCCAACTTCGCCATCTTCCTCTGA
- a CDS encoding aromatic ring-hydroxylating dioxygenase subunit alpha → MLHNAGLTLSDGTTLDDLINRDMNEVSLRVMNDKELYELEMERVFARTWLLLGHESEIPKAGDYVMRDMAEDNVIVSRDRSGEIHVMLNVCPHRGMKVCTAEAGNAQAHRCIYHGWAFRSDGSFIGAPIEKEQMHGNKRSKDELGLKKARVHLYGGLIFATWNKELSFEDYLGDAKFYLDQLFCRTDNGLEMLGPPQRFVLPCNWKIPGEQSGSDGFHTLTLHRSLMEGGIMGGTPESIYDNAPGMYGVDLSVPQGHTLRCLEAAQTFKMFADVSFEGKSTEERLNLLPPPGITKELIPQLFKNLSEDQVSQLANIPPQVGGMFPNILIAFIFAPRMDGGASGALSLHTYVPKGPDKVEFVNFIFAEKDAPEDVKRDMLQNAIWSTGTSGTIEQDDADTWPQIMRNSRGHMSKSITLKYQALHGHERPEGWVGGGDLYPGFTKDDTQWAWWMAYYNLMADA, encoded by the coding sequence ATGCTGCACAATGCCGGGCTGACGCTTAGTGATGGAACGACTCTGGACGACCTCATCAATCGTGACATGAATGAGGTGTCGTTGCGAGTGATGAACGACAAGGAGCTTTACGAGCTGGAGATGGAGCGCGTCTTCGCGCGCACCTGGCTCCTCCTTGGTCATGAATCGGAGATTCCCAAGGCGGGCGACTATGTCATGCGTGACATGGCGGAAGACAATGTGATCGTTTCGCGTGATCGCAGTGGCGAAATCCATGTGATGCTCAACGTCTGCCCCCATCGCGGGATGAAGGTCTGCACGGCCGAAGCGGGCAATGCCCAGGCTCACCGTTGCATCTATCACGGCTGGGCCTTCCGCTCTGACGGCAGCTTCATCGGCGCGCCTATCGAAAAGGAGCAGATGCACGGCAACAAGCGTTCCAAGGACGAATTGGGCCTCAAGAAGGCGCGCGTTCATCTCTATGGCGGGTTGATCTTCGCCACCTGGAACAAGGAACTCTCGTTCGAGGATTATCTGGGCGACGCCAAATTCTATCTCGACCAGCTTTTCTGCCGCACCGACAACGGCCTTGAGATGCTTGGCCCGCCGCAACGCTTCGTTCTGCCCTGCAACTGGAAGATTCCCGGCGAACAGTCCGGATCGGATGGCTTCCACACGCTGACCCTGCATCGCTCGCTGATGGAAGGCGGGATCATGGGCGGCACGCCGGAGTCGATCTATGACAATGCGCCCGGCATGTACGGCGTCGATCTTTCCGTTCCGCAAGGTCACACGCTGCGCTGCCTTGAAGCGGCACAGACCTTCAAGATGTTCGCCGACGTCAGCTTTGAAGGCAAGTCGACGGAAGAACGCCTGAACCTGTTGCCGCCTCCGGGCATCACCAAGGAACTGATCCCGCAACTCTTCAAGAATCTGTCGGAAGATCAGGTCAGCCAGCTTGCGAACATCCCTCCCCAGGTCGGTGGCATGTTCCCGAATATCCTGATCGCGTTCATCTTCGCGCCTCGCATGGATGGCGGCGCGTCGGGCGCGCTGTCGCTACACACCTATGTGCCCAAGGGGCCGGACAAAGTGGAATTCGTGAACTTCATCTTCGCGGAGAAGGACGCGCCGGAAGATGTGAAGCGCGACATGCTCCAGAACGCCATCTGGTCGACCGGCACATCGGGAACGATCGAGCAGGATGATGCCGATACATGGCCGCAGATCATGCGTAATTCGCGCGGTCACATGAGCAAGTCCATCACCCTCAAATATCAGGCGCTCCATGGCCATGAACGTCCAGAAGGCTGGGTCGGCGGCGGGGATCTCTACCCCGGCTTCACCAAGGACGATACGCAATGGGCCTGGTGGATGGCCTATTACAACCTGATGGCCGACGCCTGA
- a CDS encoding 12-oxophytodienoate reductase — MEQADMLFTPYAIGSLKLRNRFVMAPMTRNFSPGGIPSEGVAGYYRRRAEADVGLIITEGVGVDHPSAVGRETMGGGASPVLHGEETLARWREIVAGVHEAGGLIIPQLWHQGVIRVPGTGYHPDAPSARPSGVWGPIDKAMVPPEYLELVREPTAPLTDSEIGDIIAAFVRSAVNAKAVGFDGVALHGAHGYLIDSFLWRHTNMREDRWGGGAAERAGFAAALVRAIRSATGPDFPIIFRFSQWKLQDYDARNAETPGELEAMLAPLVAAGIDVFDASTRIFTTPAFEGADMGLAGWIRRLTGKPTIAVGGVGLSKDLQSSFAQPTVMTDNLSLVADRMAQGEFDLIAVGRALLMDPQWVSKMRHGGEVKPFRLDAYATLD, encoded by the coding sequence ATGGAACAGGCCGACATGTTGTTTACGCCATATGCGATCGGTTCGCTGAAACTCCGCAACCGTTTCGTGATGGCGCCTATGACTCGCAATTTCTCTCCCGGCGGAATCCCGTCCGAGGGAGTGGCCGGCTATTACCGGCGGCGGGCTGAAGCCGATGTCGGACTGATCATCACCGAAGGGGTAGGGGTGGATCATCCCTCCGCGGTGGGACGGGAAACGATGGGCGGCGGCGCTTCGCCTGTTCTGCATGGCGAGGAAACCCTGGCGCGCTGGCGCGAAATCGTCGCCGGAGTGCATGAAGCGGGTGGGCTCATCATACCCCAGCTATGGCATCAGGGGGTCATCCGCGTGCCGGGAACGGGTTATCATCCTGATGCTCCTTCGGCGCGCCCCTCTGGTGTGTGGGGCCCGATCGACAAGGCGATGGTTCCGCCGGAATATCTGGAACTGGTGCGTGAGCCCACAGCGCCGCTCACCGACAGCGAGATAGGAGACATCATCGCCGCTTTCGTCCGCAGCGCAGTCAATGCGAAGGCGGTAGGCTTTGACGGCGTGGCATTGCACGGGGCGCACGGCTATCTAATCGACAGTTTCCTGTGGCGGCACACCAATATGCGCGAGGATCGCTGGGGCGGTGGAGCTGCCGAGCGGGCAGGCTTCGCGGCCGCACTGGTTCGCGCGATTCGGTCCGCGACTGGGCCTGATTTTCCGATTATCTTCCGCTTCTCCCAGTGGAAGCTTCAGGATTATGACGCGCGCAATGCGGAAACGCCTGGTGAGTTGGAAGCCATGCTGGCGCCTCTCGTCGCGGCGGGAATCGATGTGTTCGACGCAAGCACCCGCATCTTCACGACACCGGCTTTCGAAGGGGCTGACATGGGCCTTGCGGGATGGATCAGGAGGCTGACAGGGAAACCCACCATAGCGGTTGGTGGCGTGGGCCTCAGCAAGGATCTGCAATCCTCCTTCGCCCAGCCGACGGTCATGACCGATAATCTGTCATTGGTGGCAGACAGGATGGCGCAGGGCGAATTCGATCTGATCGCGGTTGGCCGCGCTCTGCTGATGGATCCGCAATGGGTTTCCAAGATGCGGCATGGCGGAGAGGTCAAGCCTTTTCGGCTCGACGCCTACGCCACGCTGGATTGA
- a CDS encoding acyl-CoA dehydrogenase family protein, translated as MATAPKADSEIQCGFAEKAVADAMVEKARGFREFLQSEAPQGEKRRNPTPAVDKMLKEEGFLRMLLPQRLGGMGMSTTDFCRVQMEIAKGDPAISWVIQIINGTSWITSLAPDGVQDAVFGQGPQPVCGAYNPPGKARKVDGGWIINGKWPYMSGSRQSTWAQQGVVLEGYDGPVVPGISMCYLPMDSMTIEDTWFVSGMQGTGSDTAIAKDVFIPDAQMVLMDERAGQIDRTKRNFGAPSDLLPAVPVVRTTGIAQLIGAVDAMLEIVTAESPKKPVLTTIIGPRTSSGAYMRDLGEAAAMIDTAKLILFDLTAKLDRVGLGEEFTLAEKAKQRAGGAQMIELVHSASESLMFQAGSSGFALDKPINRYWRDISMALRHIQNIPTIGYEIYGRNLTGADPISPPGAY; from the coding sequence ATGGCTACTGCCCCCAAGGCGGATTCTGAAATCCAGTGCGGCTTCGCCGAAAAGGCGGTCGCCGACGCGATGGTGGAGAAGGCGCGCGGTTTTCGCGAATTCCTGCAAAGCGAGGCGCCCCAAGGCGAAAAGCGGCGCAATCCCACCCCCGCCGTGGACAAGATGCTGAAGGAGGAAGGTTTCCTCCGCATGCTCCTGCCGCAGCGTCTGGGCGGCATGGGCATGTCGACGACGGATTTCTGCCGCGTGCAGATGGAAATTGCCAAGGGCGACCCTGCCATCAGCTGGGTCATCCAGATTATCAACGGGACAAGCTGGATCACCAGCCTTGCGCCCGACGGCGTGCAGGACGCCGTATTCGGCCAAGGTCCGCAGCCGGTCTGCGGCGCTTACAACCCGCCCGGCAAAGCCCGCAAGGTCGATGGCGGCTGGATCATCAACGGCAAATGGCCCTATATGTCCGGCTCGCGCCAGTCGACCTGGGCGCAGCAGGGCGTGGTGCTGGAAGGCTATGACGGCCCCGTCGTTCCTGGCATCAGCATGTGCTATCTGCCGATGGACAGCATGACCATCGAAGACACATGGTTCGTGTCCGGCATGCAAGGCACTGGTTCCGACACGGCCATCGCCAAGGACGTTTTCATCCCTGACGCGCAGATGGTGTTGATGGACGAACGCGCCGGACAGATCGATCGGACCAAGCGTAATTTCGGCGCTCCTTCCGACCTGCTGCCCGCCGTGCCAGTCGTCCGCACCACCGGCATTGCCCAGTTGATCGGCGCGGTCGATGCGATGCTGGAAATCGTCACAGCCGAATCTCCCAAGAAGCCGGTGCTGACAACCATCATCGGCCCACGCACCAGCTCGGGCGCCTATATGCGCGATCTGGGCGAGGCTGCAGCGATGATCGATACCGCCAAGCTGATCCTGTTCGACCTTACCGCCAAACTGGATCGCGTCGGTCTGGGCGAGGAATTCACGCTCGCGGAAAAGGCCAAGCAGCGGGCGGGCGGCGCGCAGATGATCGAACTCGTCCATAGCGCCAGCGAATCGCTGATGTTCCAGGCCGGTTCCTCTGGCTTTGCTCTGGACAAGCCGATCAACCGCTACTGGCGCGATATTTCGATGGCGCTGCGGCATATTCAGAATATTCCGACCATCGGCTATGAAATCTACGGCCGCAACCTGACCGGGGCCGACCCGATCTCGCCTCCGGGCGCTTATTGA
- a CDS encoding TetR/AcrR family transcriptional regulator — protein sequence MKLMPHTDWSEIVATDQSGSVQKIMDGTLRAISSMGTRRLSMSDISESSGVSRGTLYRYFASKEEVLAAVSEYICSSFEKGIVESGEGIADPIERFRAVMGFYGRFTIERSPEGIFEVEPAFHLNFLRCHFSRHKAAVQLALNPVLDYFEMLTGSRINRDVFCDTMVRLQLSTLIIPATPEWLAIWNSAPDRLCEWALQIAGHHAEHKKG from the coding sequence ATGAAGTTGATGCCGCACACCGACTGGAGCGAAATCGTCGCCACCGATCAGTCTGGCAGCGTCCAGAAGATCATGGACGGCACCTTGCGCGCGATCAGCAGCATGGGGACGCGCCGCCTGTCGATGAGCGACATCAGCGAAAGCAGCGGCGTCTCACGGGGCACGCTCTACCGCTACTTCGCCTCCAAGGAGGAAGTGCTGGCTGCTGTCAGCGAATATATTTGCAGCAGTTTCGAAAAAGGCATTGTGGAATCGGGCGAAGGCATAGCCGATCCGATCGAACGCTTTCGCGCGGTGATGGGCTTTTACGGCCGTTTCACGATCGAACGCTCGCCCGAAGGGATTTTCGAGGTCGAACCGGCGTTTCACCTCAATTTCCTACGGTGCCATTTCAGCCGGCACAAGGCCGCCGTCCAGCTTGCGCTCAATCCGGTGCTCGATTATTTCGAGATGCTTACGGGCAGTCGGATCAACCGTGACGTCTTCTGCGACACGATGGTCCGTCTGCAACTGAGCACCCTCATCATTCCCGCTACACCTGAATGGCTAGCGATCTGGAACAGCGCGCCTGATCGCTTATGCGAATGGGCGTTGCAAATCGCCGGCCACCATGCTGAACATAAGAAAGGATGA
- a CDS encoding SDR family NAD(P)-dependent oxidoreductase — protein sequence MTGLVQDKVAIVTGGAKGLGHGISRCLAQAGANLLITGRDGSAAEAVAAEITKTSGVRAVGMSADMGVKSEVEAMIDRAVSEFGGLDILVNNASQLSPNILLEQKTDDMLQRTLEIGTWGSWWAMRAAFPHMKARGGGSIVNFYSIDAQTGAWLHADYNMNKGAILGLTRSAAVEWGRFNIRTNAIAPTGMGQVFSELAENVPGFLEMATASNPLKRAGDPEKDIGPVVLFLASEMSRFVNGELINVDGGQHLPGYVSVPHNLAEMEAQT from the coding sequence GTGACAGGTTTGGTGCAGGACAAGGTTGCAATCGTCACCGGCGGAGCCAAGGGTCTGGGCCATGGCATTTCCCGCTGTCTTGCCCAGGCAGGCGCGAACCTGCTCATCACCGGCCGGGATGGCTCCGCTGCTGAAGCCGTCGCGGCGGAAATCACGAAAACATCCGGCGTCCGCGCCGTGGGCATGTCCGCTGACATGGGCGTCAAGTCCGAAGTCGAAGCGATGATCGACCGCGCCGTCAGCGAATTTGGCGGACTAGACATCCTCGTCAACAATGCATCGCAGCTTTCACCCAATATTCTGCTTGAACAGAAGACGGACGATATGCTCCAGCGGACGTTGGAAATCGGCACCTGGGGCAGCTGGTGGGCCATGCGCGCCGCCTTCCCTCACATGAAAGCGCGCGGCGGTGGCTCGATCGTCAATTTCTATTCGATCGACGCGCAGACCGGCGCCTGGCTTCATGCCGATTATAATATGAACAAGGGTGCGATCCTCGGCCTTACCCGCAGCGCGGCGGTCGAATGGGGCCGGTTCAACATCCGCACGAACGCCATCGCGCCCACAGGCATGGGTCAGGTTTTCTCGGAACTTGCCGAAAATGTGCCCGGCTTCCTTGAGATGGCGACCGCCAGCAATCCCCTCAAGCGCGCGGGCGATCCGGAAAAGGACATCGGCCCCGTCGTTCTCTTCCTTGCGTCGGAAATGTCCCGCTTCGTGAATGGGGAACTCATCAATGTGGATGGCGGCCAACATTTGCCCGGCTATGTGAGCGTGCCGCACAATCTCGCGGAGATGGAAGCCCAGACATGA
- a CDS encoding quinone oxidoreductase family protein, producing MRAALIDTDGRFSLADHPEPVAEPGHRIVEVSAAGIGPTDLMRAKGFFGPVSAPYVPGGEGVGRLDDGQRVYFGHSKAPFGAIAERTLVPEEEIWPAPDGLSDDQLIALAISGTGALIPLEEARIAKGESVLILGATGPVGQIGAQVARLLGAGRVVVAARNRDRLQAMQAAGHADAIAILGEGDDEAALKAVAEGGYDVVLDIIYGPPAEAAMRATRPGARMMSIGVQAGPTVTLSLRDLVFRSHVGVGTGQRPANERRAAYDRLIDMAMTRGLTVDTCRHAFAVNGGAKVGHSAA from the coding sequence ATGCGCGCCGCACTGATCGACACCGATGGCCGCTTTTCCCTCGCCGATCATCCCGAACCCGTCGCTGAGCCCGGCCACCGCATTGTCGAGGTTTCGGCGGCCGGAATTGGCCCCACCGACCTCATGCGCGCGAAGGGGTTTTTCGGTCCTGTCAGCGCACCCTATGTTCCGGGTGGCGAAGGCGTCGGACGGCTCGATGACGGACAGCGCGTCTATTTCGGGCATAGCAAAGCGCCCTTTGGCGCCATCGCGGAACGCACGCTCGTGCCGGAGGAAGAAATCTGGCCAGCGCCCGATGGCCTGTCCGACGACCAGTTGATCGCTCTTGCCATCTCCGGCACCGGCGCACTGATCCCGCTCGAAGAAGCCAGGATAGCGAAGGGCGAGTCCGTCCTCATCCTGGGCGCGACCGGTCCGGTGGGCCAAATAGGCGCGCAGGTCGCCCGGCTACTGGGCGCAGGCCGCGTCGTCGTTGCGGCGCGCAACCGTGACAGGCTTCAGGCCATGCAGGCCGCCGGTCATGCGGACGCCATCGCCATATTGGGTGAAGGGGACGATGAGGCCGCACTGAAAGCCGTTGCGGAAGGCGGCTATGATGTCGTGCTCGACATTATCTATGGTCCTCCGGCCGAAGCGGCGATGCGCGCCACCCGTCCCGGCGCGCGGATGATGAGCATAGGCGTTCAGGCAGGGCCCACGGTGACGCTTTCCCTGCGCGATCTCGTTTTCCGCAGTCATGTCGGCGTCGGCACCGGGCAACGACCGGCGAACGAGCGCCGCGCGGCTTATGACCGGCTGATCGACATGGCGATGACACGGGGGCTTACTGTCGACACCTGCCGCCATGCCTTTGCTGTCAACGGCGGAGCAAAAGTCGGCCATTCGGCGGCGTAA
- the istB gene encoding IS21-like element ISSsp5 family helper ATPase IstB gives MSDQAPEILLAHHLKALKLPTCLREHHKLARQCAAEGVDHIRFLARLVEMEMIDRERRMVERRIKAARFPAVKSLDSFDFAAIPRLNKMQVLEMARCEWIERRENAIALGPSGTGKTHVALGLGLAACQKGLSVGFTTAAALVSEMMEARDERRLLRFQKQMAGYKLLIIDELGFVPLSKTGAELLFELISQRYERGSTFITSNLPFDEWTETFGSERLTGALLDRLTHHVSILEMNGESYRLAHSRARKAKTRP, from the coding sequence ATGAGCGATCAGGCCCCGGAGATCCTTCTCGCTCACCATCTCAAGGCGCTCAAGCTGCCTACGTGCCTGCGTGAGCATCACAAGCTCGCGCGGCAATGTGCCGCTGAAGGCGTCGATCATATCCGCTTCCTCGCCCGCCTCGTCGAGATGGAAATGATCGACAGGGAGCGTCGCATGGTCGAGCGGCGCATCAAGGCCGCGCGCTTCCCCGCCGTCAAAAGCCTCGACAGCTTCGACTTCGCCGCCATCCCCAGGCTCAACAAGATGCAGGTGCTCGAGATGGCGCGCTGCGAGTGGATCGAGCGGCGTGAGAACGCCATCGCTCTGGGGCCATCAGGCACCGGAAAGACGCACGTAGCGTTGGGGCTCGGACTGGCAGCATGCCAGAAAGGACTGTCGGTGGGCTTCACCACCGCGGCAGCGCTGGTCAGCGAAATGATGGAGGCCCGCGACGAGCGCCGTCTTCTGCGCTTCCAGAAGCAGATGGCCGGATACAAGCTGCTCATCATCGACGAACTGGGCTTTGTGCCGCTCTCCAAGACCGGCGCCGAACTGTTGTTCGAGCTGATCTCCCAGCGTTACGAACGCGGCTCCACCTTCATCACCAGCAACCTGCCCTTCGACGAATGGACCGAAACCTTCGGATCTGAGCGTCTCACAGGCGCGCTCCTCGATCGCCTGACCCATCACGTCAGCATCCTCGAGATGAACGGCGAAAGCTATCGCCTCGCGCACAGCCGGGCCCGCAAGGCCAAAACCAGACCCTGA
- a CDS encoding SDR family oxidoreductase, whose protein sequence is MNNLEGQIAIVTGASSGIGAASARALAEAGATLVLVARRADRLSALAEELGRGSTAFAADMADPDAPQRLHDFVLERFGRADILVNNAGMLHAAPIDAFDLDQLRPMIAINYEAVVRASTLFARTMKAAGKGQIINISSIGANITAPGVGVYGGLKRALESFTDCLRVELAGTGVKVGIVAPGTTSTEIFEDMKARGQPSWDSFIPPMQPQDIADAVVVIAQQSERTNIARIHVYAAADSY, encoded by the coding sequence ATGAATAATCTGGAAGGGCAGATCGCCATCGTCACCGGCGCGTCTTCGGGCATCGGCGCGGCCAGCGCCCGCGCGCTTGCCGAAGCGGGCGCAACTCTTGTGCTGGTCGCACGGCGGGCCGACCGTCTCTCTGCGCTGGCCGAGGAACTTGGCCGTGGAAGCACTGCATTTGCCGCCGACATGGCGGATCCAGACGCCCCCCAACGGTTACACGACTTCGTCCTCGAGCGATTTGGTCGCGCCGACATTCTGGTCAACAATGCCGGGATGCTGCACGCCGCGCCGATCGACGCATTCGACCTCGACCAGCTACGCCCCATGATCGCGATCAACTATGAAGCGGTGGTCCGTGCCAGCACTCTTTTCGCGCGCACGATGAAGGCCGCGGGCAAGGGGCAGATCATCAACATTTCCAGCATCGGTGCAAACATCACCGCTCCGGGCGTAGGTGTTTATGGCGGGCTGAAACGGGCACTGGAATCATTTACCGATTGCCTGAGAGTCGAACTGGCCGGGACGGGAGTCAAAGTAGGCATCGTTGCGCCCGGCACCACCAGCACGGAAATCTTCGAGGATATGAAGGCCAGAGGCCAACCCTCATGGGATAGCTTCATCCCGCCGATGCAGCCCCAGGATATTGCCGATGCGGTCGTCGTCATCGCACAGCAGTCCGAACGAACCAACATCGCACGCATTCACGTCTATGCGGCGGCGGACAGCTATTAA